The Paenibacillus amylolyticus genome contains the following window.
GTCTCCCACTCTCCCTGGGCTCGCACATATCCATGCGGTTCATTCGGAGGCAGCATAATACCCGATGCTTCCCCCAGTATGACCGTGGACCCGGAAAACTTGAATTCCCCGGCTCCCTTCACGGTCTGAAGCCAGTGGTAACATGGATACCCCATAGGTCTGGACACCTTCTCCTGATTGCCGTTATAACCAATGCTCTCAATATACAGGGGTAACGGCTGATCGCGTGATGTCATGAAATATCGTTGATGTCGGGGTGAGATGAACATAGGCGCCTCCTTGGTTATAGCTGAAAAAGACTTCCATATTCTTATATCAGTCATTACTTTTATTATATTTTAAAAGTCATATGTATCATATAGTATAGGATTATTCTTATACAAGAGGTGAACACATTGATTAGCAGCAAGCTGCCCAAAATGTTCTACGGGGGCGATTATAACCCGGAACAGTGGGACCATGAAACCCACCTTGAAGACCTGCGCATGTTCCAATTGGCAGGCATAGATATTGCCACAATCAACGTATTTTCATGGGCATTGATTCAGCCTGATGAAGTTACTTACCGTTTTGAAGAACTCGACCAACTGATTGATCGTCTATATGAAAATGGTGTCTATATATGCCTTGCAACGAGCACGGCTGCCCATCCGGCCTGGATGGCGAAGAAATATCCAGATGTGCTTCGTGTAGATGCTGATGGACGCAAACGCAAATTCGGCGGACGACATAATTCCTGTCCCAACAGCCCAACCTATCGTAAATATGCCGAGAAGATTGCGGATAAACTGGCCGAACGATACAAAGATCACCCCGCAATTCTCGTATGGCATGTCTCCAACGAATATGGCGGTGACTGTTACTGCGATAACTGTGAGAAAGCGTTCCGCGTGTATCTGAAAGAACGCTATCAGACGCTGGAACAGGTTAACCAAGCATGGAACACGAATTTCTGGGGACATACCTTCTACGATTGGGACGAGATTGTACTCCCCAGCAACCTGAGTGAACATTGGGGTAACAACAATTCAACCTTCCAGGGAATCTCACTGGACTACTCTCGCTTCAACTCGGACAGCATGCTGAATTGTTATCTGTTGGAATACGATGCGATCAAGAAACACATTCCGAACTCCGTTGTAACTACCAATCTGATGGGCTTCTTTAAGCAATTAGACTATTTCAAATGGGCCAAATATATGGATATTGTCTCCTGGGACAGTTATCCCGGTCTTGCGACACCTGTCAGCTTCACGGCAATGGCTCATGACCTTATGCGCGGACTGAAGGATGGTCAACCGTTTATGCTTATGGAGCAAACACCAAGTCAGCAGAACTGGCAGCCTTATAATTCACTGAAACGTCCAGGTGTCATGCGTCTGTGGAGTTATCAATCTGTTGCGCACGGGGCCGATACCATCATGTTCTTCCAACTTCGCCGCTCCATCGGTGCCTGTGAGAAGTATCATGGTGCAGTTATTGAGCATGCCGGACACGAGAATACGCGTGTATTCCGCGAAGTCGCTGAACTCGGCAAAGAATTGCAGATCCTTGGTGACACCACCCTGGATGCATCTGTTGAATCCAAAGTAGCAATTGTGTTCGACTGGGATAACTGGTGGGCCATCGAAAAATCAAGCGGACCTACGGTTGCCCTGAACTATGTGGATCAGATCCATAAATACTACGCAGCCTTCTTCCGCCGCAACATACAAGTAGATATCATCAGTGTGGATACGGATATGAGCAAATATGATATCGTCCTTGCCCCTGTCCTCTACATGGTTAAACCCGGGTTCGCCGCCAAACTGGAGAAGTATGTTGAAGCAGGTGGAACATTCCTGACTACCTTCTTCAGCGGCATTGTCAACGAGAACGATCTCGTGACCACAGGTGGCTATCCGGGAGAACTCCGCAAACTGCTCGGAATCTGGGTGGAAGAGATTGATGCGCTGCTGCCTGAGCAAAAAACCGCATTGTCCTGAAAGAAACCTACGGCGATCTTCAAGGCGAATATGAGTGCGGTATGCTGTGTGACCTGCTGCACAGTGAAGGCGCCGAAGTCATCGCAGAGTATGGAGACGACTTTTATAAAGGCATGCCTGTTGTAACACGTCATACCTTTGGTCAAGGTGAAGCCTGGTACGTTGCATCCGACCCGGAAGATCGCTTCCTGGATGGTTTACTGGGACAGCTTGCAGCAGCCAAGAACGTGGAATCCTTGCTTGAGACACCGGAAGGTGTTGAAGTAAGCGCTCGGACCAAAGACGGCAAACCCTACCTGTTTGTCATGAACCATAACGCAACCCCACAATCCTATGATCTCGGTACATCGAAGGCACATGATCTGCTCACTGATCACGAACTTTCCGGCAGCGTGGAGATTGAAGCAAGAGGAGTACAATTGCTCGAAATGAGATAAACGCTTTTGCTAAATTGGTAATATTGGAATCCTTTACACAAAGGAAAACACGTGATACAAAGTGTCACATATTCATTCCTTCTGTGCTTGTTAATGTCATCATCAAAGATATTGGTATATATTCCAGACCTTTATCATCTTTTATAAGCAAAAACTGCTACTTCCCGTATCTGCCTTCACCAGATGCGGGTTTTTGGCATTATCTGTGATCTGTTTGACAGAAGGAAATATCAGCAGGCAGAGCGAATTGGACGAGACATACATTTTAACGAAGCCCGCCGGAACTTGCTTGTGTACATGAAGTAGCTAATCCACTGGAAAATAAGAATACAGCTAAAATATTGGTGACACTCATGATGTCACTTATTGGTTGTTACAATAGAGATATAACTACGACATCACTTTCGGCGGCGCAATGATCGAAACGGAGTGGCTGACATGAACAGAACAAATCGGCTTGCTGCCATCATCATGGCATTACAGCATGGTCAAGAAACGGCGCACACATTGGGCGAGAAATTCGAAGTTTCCCGTCGCACGATTCTCCGGGATATCCAATCCCTCTCCGAGATGAATGTGCCCATTATTGCCATTTCCGGTCCGGGAGGCGGTTTCAGACTTATGGAAGGTTACGTATTGCCACCGTTACAGTTGGACCCGGTAGAGGCCGCCACGCTCATATTCGCTCTGGAGGGTCTGAGTCGCTACGCCGACACACCCTTTCATGAGAAACGCTGGACCCTGATGAACAAAGTTAAAGCCATCATTCCAGATGACATCATGGCCCGAATGGACCCATGCTCAAACAGCTGCAGCATCATATTCCTGACCGCCATTACATTCTTCCTCATCTGGACGCACTGCTGGCATGCATCCCTGAACACGGGTGGCTAAATGTACTGTATCGCTCCGTATCGCGTCAGCGATGGTTGCATATCTGCCCCGCACGGGTGTATGCTTCCTCCGGCTTCTGGTACTGTGAAGCCTATTCCATCGAACATGGTGAAGAGCGCCTGTTCCGGGTCGACCGAATGATCGAAGTCAAGGCGATTGAAACCAAGGATACACAGGTGCTTAACGAACAGATGCAGCAACAGTGCAGCAAACCGAACCCCCAGAACAGCCGCCAACCCTGGTTAGGGCGCGACTGAGTTATCGGGGCATGATTGAAGCCGAACAGGACGAGCATATCGGTGAAAAGATGACTGAAATTGCCCCGGATCTCTGGGAATTGTCATTTCTCTGTCCATCGGGGAATGGGAATGGGCCGTACGATTCTTTTACCGGTTGGGACGTGAAGCCGAAGTGCTTGAGCCCCTCAAACTTCGCCGTGAGATTCGTGAGCATGCCGAGGAAGTGAGCCGCAAATACCTTGTTTAAACCAAGTCGTAGCCTGACTATATACACAAAAAGGAGCCTACTGATATCATGACATATGAACCCGTTATAACGTATGAAGAAGCCGTACAGCGTATCCAGTCTATAGGGCTGCTCCTCTAGCCCCCTCTTTACCGGGTATCCTTCTCTGTCATCGCTAACACCCAAAGAACATTGGCACAAGGATGATGAACTCGACCCCTGGTTATGGCGTTCACGTCTGGCTGAAGAAGGCATTGCTGCATATGGAAAGTTCGTCAAAAAGAAAGCGCTTCTTGTCTCGCGTGAATACTTTCCCTGGGTACACCGACTGCTTGCCGATTCGAGACCGATCAAGGAACAGTATGAAGCGGGTCTGCTCTCCCGTGAAGCCTTCAAACTCCATACGTTGGTTGCAGAACAGGAAGGCATTGATGGACGCGCCCTTCGTTCACAGGCAGGATTCGGAGCAAAAGAAGACAAAAAAGCATTTGACCGTGGACTTCTGGACCTTCAGGGCTGTGCGGACATTGTAATCAGTGGAACCAAAGAAAAGAGGGGCTCGCAGAAGGCAAAGTCGCATGGAACAGCTCTGCATATGAGACTGCGGATCATTGGATGCAACGTCACGGCATTAAACCATCTGAAGGCAGCGTAGAAGAGGCCCGTGAACTGTTGATTGCGCAATTACAGAAACACGCATCACCCGCCGCATTATCAAGCATCACCAAGGCACTGGGCATCCGTGAAATATAAATAAAATAAAGCCACTCCCGGTTGTCGTGCACATTTCAACCGGGAGTGGCTGTGGTTCACCATTTAATGCATTGCAGAAGATAAACACCCTCCGCCCAGAATGGATCTGAGAATCACGCCATCCTTGAATATGGCAATCTCCCGGAATCCATGCTGCTCACTGAGTGTATGTGTGCGTCCTGAAGCAATGTCAATGAGCTGGCTGAACAGCTGTACTTTCACCTCATCCATCGTGCGTCCCTCCAACAGCTGGCCTGCGTTGAAATCAATCCAGTGCTTTTTGCGGTTCGCAAGATCGGATTGGGTTGCAATCTTCACGGTAGGTACCGGACCTCCGAACGGAGTGCCCCGTCCTGTGGTGAAGAGCACAATATGTGCTCCTGCAGCAGACAGTGCCGTAACAGATACCAAGTCATTACCCGGTGCTTCCACAATGTTCAGACCGGTTCGAGTCACCCGTTTGCCATAGCGCAGAACGTCGACTACCGAAGAACGTCCTCCCTTTTGCGTACATCCAAGTGACTTTTCCTCCAGTGTTGTGATGCCGCCAGCCTTATTACCAGGTGAGGGATTCTCATAGATGTTCTGCCCATGGTTCACAAAATACTGCTTGAAACCATTCACAAGGTCCACCAAATCATGAAATACCTGCTCATTGGCAGCACGATTCATTAAGATGGTCTCTGCACCAAACATCTCGGGAACTTCAGTCAGAATAGCCGTTCCCCCGGCAGCAACCAGCATATCCGCAACGGAACCAACCAGCGGATTCGCTGTAATGCCGGACAACCCGTCCGAACCTCCGCACTTCAGTCCAATTTTGAGTTTGCTAAGCGGAAGCGGCTGCCTTTGCTCCTGTTCCGCAATCTCCACAAGTTCCTCCATTAATCGGAGCCCTTCCTCAAGCTCATCATCCGTTTCCTGTGCTTTGAGAAACCGTACTTTCCCTTGATATTCCGGAGCAATACATTCACGGAACTGGTCAACCTGATTGTTCTCACAACCCAGACCGATGACCAGCACACCTCCTGCATTCGGATGCTCCACCAAGGAAGCCAGTAGCTGTTGGGTATACTTCAGATCGTCGCCAAGCTGTGAACATCCGAAGGGATGTGGAAAGTGAAACACCCCATCTACCCGACTTCCAAACTGGGACTGCCCCATTCGTGCCAAAGCTTCACACACTTTATTGATACATCCAACTGTATTTACAATCCAGATCTCATTACGGATACCCGCTTCACCATTGGGACGCAAATATCCATCGAATGAGCGCAGATGCTCCGGCGGCATGTCCGTCTGAACCTGGACTCCCGGTTGGTACTCATATTCAAGCAATCCATGCAGACCTGTCTTCAAGTTGTGACTATGAATCCAGCTTCCCTGCTCAATCTGCTCTTTGGCAATCCCGATAGAGAAACCGTACTTCATCACATCATCACCCGGTGCGAGCGTGTGCACAGCTATCTTATGGCCTTTGGGCACGTCATCCAGCAGGGGAAAGGATACTCCGTCTGGCAGTGTAATGCGTTCTCCTATAACATAATCTCGAAGCGCGATGATAACATCATCCTGTGGCTGAATGGCAATCCAGTCATTAATTGTACTTGTGGTGTTCATTTCCCATCACCTTCCAACCTGCCGATTTCACGAACAAGGACTGCACGCAACCCTTTTCTTGCATCCAGATTCTCACCCCAGATCAGGGTATCTGACAATACAGCCGCTACGCGGTTGTCCAGTTGCTTCTGATCCCTGTTGAGCGTGTCATAACCGTCCCAATGTGCAGTCAAAGCACTCAGGACATCCGGATCATCCCGCAACAGAACGTCTTCCCCATTCAGTCGTTGTGCCTTGTAGCCTTCTGGCGTATTTACAGGTCGGTAGAGACACAATAATCCGGCAAACCCCTGAATTAAACGTTCTGGCCAAGCTCCCTGATTTTGTTCATAAGCTAAAAGTGTAGGCAGCACACGCACCTTGAATTTTCCGATTGTATTCAGTGCAATATCTTGCAATTTGTGATCAATATGCGGGTTAAGGAACCGTTCGAATACTTCTTCCGCATACTGGTCCAGCTGATGATCAGGCATATCCAGAGCAGGGACGATCTCCTGATGCACAGCTTCCCTGATCCATGAGCCAAACTGTGGATCTTCCATCGTTTCCCTCACATGCTGCTTGCCTTGCAGAATGCCGAGAGATGACATTAAGGTATGCGCCCCATTTAAAATACGAACCTTGCGGATCTGAAAGGGCTTCAGATCTTTCACCCAATGGACATTAAGACCTGCCTGTTTGAGCGGAAGTTTTTTGTCCAATGACTCATCACCCTGAATGGCCCAAAAATGATATGGTTCAGCCGTATTTATCAGCTGGTCCTCATACCCCCAGCGATTCGTCAGGGAATCGGCTTCTTCCTGGGTCGGTGCACCTGTGACAATCCGATCTACCAGATTGTTCAGGAATTGATTATGGTTCTCGATCCATGAGCGGAACCCATCGGAATACCCATAATCCTCACTGTACCGTAGCACACAACTGCGCAGCACATCACCATTGCCTTCAAGCAGCTCGCATGGCAGATGAATCAAACCTCTGGATGGATCACCTTCAAACTTCAAATATCGCTGATGCAGGAAAACCGTTAATTTCCCCGGAAATGATTGAACGGGTTCACCCTCGTTATAGTCCGCATACGTATATTTCAATCCTGATTCGGTTGTATTGGAAATAACAAATTCAAGTGAAGGAAGTTCTGCCAAGTTCAGAAAGGCATCCCATTCCTCATACGGGTTAATACACTGTGAGAAAATGGAGATCAACTCTGTCCGCTCAACTGGTTTCCCTTGAGACAAACCTCGTGTAATCATCGTATATAACCCGTCCTGATCACGAATCTGCTCCAGTTTGGCTTTGCCTCCCGGTCGTGGTTGCGTCACAGCTACACTTCCATGAAATTTGCCTTGTCTGGCACTCTCATGAAGCATCCAGTCTGCAAATCCCCGCAAGAAATTACCTTCTCCGATCTGCAAAACCTTCACGGGACGCTCCATAATCTCCTTGCACTTGCGCTGACCATCGCTCCCCAGTAAATTCAACTTCAACCTTGGCCGTTTTGTGCTTGCCGACATGGACACTCACCTCATCGATTATTTGTACTGTCGGAATGCAGTTCTAAAGCTCTGCACCCTTTTATTGTAAACGCTTTAAATTCATTGTATCATCAATAAAAGGAAATTAAATTGCTTATATTGCGGTAAATATACTCTCTCATGACCAGGTATGCCTCTCGTTGAAGAAGATCGTCTGGAAAGGAGCATTTATGGAACGTTCACCTGTTCGTACGACTATTCAGGCAGAATCGGGTATTCCGTTCCGCCTGGTGTACAGCGACACCAAATCCCCTCAGAACGAGTTGCCAGATCATCTTCACGACTGGCATGAGATTATCTATGTATATCGGGGTGAGGGGAGCATCTTTATTGATACGGGACTCGAGAATATGCAGGAAGGAGATCTGTTCATTATACCGGGCAGCACGGTTCATCGAGCCTTGCCTGACGCGGGAAATCCCGTCACATCTTCGGCATTGTTCTTCAGCCCGGGACTGCTGGCATCGACCGCTGGAGGCGCTGCTTCTTCCTTGCTAAGCGTGTTTGAACGTTGTCGCAGACAACGTGTGTATAAGAGACATCTGAATACAGAGGAGCGGTCACAGGTGGCAGCCCTATTGATGATATTCAGACCGAATTCCAGCTCGCTCATCATCTTAGTGCACATGCGGCCCTCTTAAGGCTGCAACTGCTGCTCATTTTTCTGGAACGTCTGGAAGCTGCAGGACCTGCAAATCCGGGTACATCCGCTCAGGGACCCTCATGGCTCTCTTCTACGATCTCTCATATTGACAATAACTTGCGGAATGGCCTTTCCCTGCATGAACTCGCTCAATATGCTGCGGTATCACCCGCCCACTTCAGTCGTGCCTTCAAACGATATACCGGCATGACGCTGACGGATTACGCATTAGCACGAAGAGTCATTATGGCCAAAGAGCATCTGGTTCAGGGGGATGAGACGATGGCCGCCGTAGCCGATGCTTGCGGGTTCGACAGTCTGCCCCACTTTTACCGTCAATTCAAAAAATTAACCGGCACAACGCCGCAGCTTACCGTAGAACCATGAACAGTTCACGTTAAAATTGAACCAGCCTGGACGAAGGTTCCTGGCACGAATCATATATATCCACATATTCTTCCATATGGAAGATGTGGTATGATAATCTGGATTATTACTTGTCGGAAACATTGCATTCCGTTGTCAGAGGAGCTTGGCATTCCATGTTAAACGAATTGAATCGCAGGAATATTGGCATCTTCGCCCATGTGGATGCAGGGAAAACAACGACCACCGAGCATATGTTATATGAGAGTGGTGTCGTCCGCAGTCCGGGACGTGTAGATGACGGAACAACAGCCACAGACTCACTCGACATTGAGAAGGAACGTGGCATATCCGTTCAGGCAGCCATGACCTCTCTGATCTGGAAGAACACGATCATCGACCTCATTGATACGCCTGGACATATTGACTTCAGCTCTGAAGTAGAGCGAACACTTCGAGTGATGGATGGCGCTATTCTCATCCTGTCGGTAGTCGAGGGAATTCAATCCCAGAGTGAAGCCATCTGGCATGCCCTTCGTTCACTTCGCATCCCAACCATCATCTATTTTAATAAAATGGATCGGGTTGGCGCATCTGCCCCGGCAGTTATGGAGCAGATTCGTTCTAACCTGTCCCCTTTCGCATGCGAAATCCAAACGTATCAGCTCCATGAAGATACTTTTCATGGCATCGAATCCCTATGGAATAATTTGAATCTGGATACGCGGTCCGATGACACACCATCCATCCCAGGTCTGGTCGAACTACTTGCTGAACTGGACGAAGAAGTCATGGAAGCCTACATCCAAGAGACTTCGTTATCCCAAAGGGATCTAAATGAAGCGTTCCTGCGCTATGTACATCAGGGTGAGATGTTCCCTGTATGTTATGGTGCTTCCAGCAAAGGAATCGGCGTCACGGCATTGCTCGACGCGGTCCTTGCATTTCTGCCTCCACCTGCACAACCTGTGGATTCTCCCGTATCGGGAGTGGTGTTCAAGATTGAACGTGACCGCACCATGGGACGCACAGCTTACGTTCGCATGTATGGTGGCAGTCTCCATAACCGCGATACCATCCATAATTCGACGCGGGAACTTGAAGAGAAAATAACACAGATTCGCCGTATGGATGGACGGAAATGGGCTGACACAGGTAGTGTTCACGCCGGACAGATTGCTGCGCTGTACGGACTGAGCGACACCCATGTGGGGGACATTATCGGTAGTCCTGAGGGTGTACCTCCTCTACCACAGATGGCTGTGCCCTTGCTGACCGTACAGGTACATGGCAAGGACCCGGCACGTTACCCCGATCTTGTGTCAGCATTGCAGGAGTTGACCGACGAAGATCCCTTACTCGATCTGCAATGGTTGCCGGAGGAACGAGAACTGCATCTCAAGGTCATGGGAACGATTTAGCTTGAGATTTTATCCAGCCTGTTACGGAGTCGTTTCGGATTGGATGTTGTATTTGATCCGCCATCCGTTATCTATAAGGAAACACCTCGTACCGCTGGAGAAGGCTACATCGCTTATACGATGCCCAAGCCTTGCTGGGCCATCCTCCGCTTCAAGATTGAACCTTTGCCTCGTGGAAGTGGTCTGATCTATGCCTCCACTGTAAGGACCGATGATCTGCTGCTCCGTTATCAGAATGAAGTCGAACGGCGGATTCCGGAAGCCTTGTCTCAAGGCATGCTTGGTTGGGAAGTAACCGATCTGCGCATCACACTGGTGGAAGGGGAGCATCATGTCTGGCATACACATCCGCTGGATTTTGTCGTAGCCACACCTATGGGAATCATGGATGGATTAGCGAGAACAGGTACCACCTTGCTGGAACCCCTTCTTCGGTTCAGACTAACGGTCCCGGAGGAATATGGCGGTAAGGCCCTCAGCGATCTGGTACATATGCGGGCAACCTTCGAAGCCCCCATCATTGGTAGCGGACGTTGCAGCATTGAAGGAGTTATGCCTCTTGCAACGTCAATGGATTATCCGGTGAAGCTGCGTTCCGAGACTAGCGGCCGTGGGGTGCTTACCACTTCATTTGCCGGATACCAGGATTGTCCTGCGGATGTGAATCCCACTCGCAAACGCAGAGGCGTTAACCCGTTGGACCAATCGAAATATATTTTAAGTGTACGAAATGCGATTACATCATAAATGGAGTTGAACCTGTGCTTATTAAATTTCTTATCTTTGGCCTTCTATGGCGGATTGTAGGTAATCCGTTCATTGCCATCCTCATTTTACTCGTTATCCTGTATTTCCTGGATCGTCGTTACGTTGGAGTGTTCCCAAGCTTCACCAAACCTCTGAAGCGTATGCGTAACATCTCCCGGCTTCGACAACAGCTTGCCATGAATCCCAACGAAGTTTCTTCCAAGCTGGAACTGGCTCGCCTGTTCATTGAGCGCAAGCGTTACAGTGAGGCACATGCCTTATTACTTGAACTGGAGCGCCCATACGAACAATCAGCTGAGTACTGGGAGGCATTGGGGACGACCGAGCTTCATCTGGGTAACATCGAACAGGGAGAACGTCACATTTTGAAAGCACTCGAGATCAATCCCAGAGTCAAGTACGGACGCCCGTACCTTACCCTTGCTGGTGCTTTCAAAGATACGCATGAAGACAAGGCGTTGGATTATGTGCATCAATTTCAGGAGATTCATTCCTCTTCCAGTGAAGCATATTATCTGCTCGGCTCGGTTCATCGTTCTCTCGGACGTAATGCAGATGCGAAGCAGGCCTATGAGCAATCGTTGAACGTTTATCGTTCGTTGCCCAAATACAAGAAACGTCAGGAGCGCCGCTGGGCTGTCCGCAGTTGGTTCCGCAAACGTGGATTGTAATGTCAACCGTTAGACGCCGTATGTTGGATATCGCTCCACTAAACCATAAAAGTGCACTGATCTCTGCCCTCATATGAGCAGAAACAGTGCACTTTCTTCTTAATAACAATATTAATATACCAATAGCTCACGCAACCGAGCTTCATGAAGCGACATCCAGTCCATCCGCTGTTTGAGCTTCACAATCTGATCTACAGCCACTCCAGGCTCATCCGTACCCTCGAACATGCGACTGATAAAATGCATGACCACATCCAGACTCCGCAGCAGAATCAATTGAGGTATGGCTAACAACTCTTCCGGTTCCAGGCCGACCTGCTCCCGAAATCCCCTGATCAGCCCCTCTTGTGCCTGCCACATCCAATCCTCGCTCTGGTCCATGGTCAGAAGGTCAGACATCGGAACAGCTAATTCCATGACCCGCAAATCCCATGTCGCAAATTCAAAATCCAAAATGGCACAGATCTCACCATCCTGTTGATCTGCCAATACATTCGAAGCATTCACGTCTCCATGGACCAATTGATGCGGCAGCTGTTCCATTCCCCGCAGGGCTTCAAACAGATCTGGCAGCACATCCCCAGTTGCCTAAGCTCATGCACACATGCGATTAATGACGCTGGCGGCGATGCGCATAGTTGTAATAATCGGTCTGGTGAACAGAGCGGATACGCATCCTGAATTTGATAGTACGGTGGATACACCGGTTCAAGGGTTATATCCAGCGTTGCCATAGCCAAAGACAGGGCTCCTGCCGCTAAACCAAGGCCATATAGTTGATCTGGCCTATCCCAGATCGGGTTGACACCTTTCCGATAATGAAACAGAGTGGCCATTTTGGACTGTCCTGTAAGGGTATCTTTTATAGATAGGAATGTACCTGCCCCACCAGATAACCGCCTTACAGGTAAAGGTGTATCAAGCTTGAAATTCGAACGTTGGAGGGCTTCCAACACCTGATGTTCAAAGGCTATTTTCGTTGGATCATTATGTGTTTCATATTGTCTCATTACGTAACTCGTCCCGTCTATGTGGAGCATGTAGGTAGAATTATTCATCCCACCCTTTCCACGCTCGCCTTTCCAGTCCGATGTGAAACCATATGAGGCCAACACTTCGGATATACGTTGCTGCTCTGAATGATGGAGGGAACCGGAATTGATGTTTGGCACCTA
Protein-coding sequences here:
- a CDS encoding tagaturonate reductase; protein product: MSASTKRPRLKLNLLGSDGQRKCKEIMERPVKVLQIGEGNFLRGFADWMLHESARQGKFHGSVAVTQPRPGGKAKLEQIRDQDGLYTMITRGLSQGKPVERTELISIFSQCINPYEEWDAFLNLAELPSLEFVISNTTESGLKYTYADYNEGEPVQSFPGKLTVFLHQRYLKFEGDPSRGLIHLPCELLEGNGDVLRSCVLRYSEDYGYSDGFRSWIENHNQFLNNLVDRIVTGAPTQEEADSLTNRWGYEDQLINTAEPYHFWAIQGDESLDKKLPLKQAGLNVHWVKDLKPFQIRKVRILNGAHTLMSSLGILQGKQHVRETMEDPQFGSWIREAVHQEIVPALDMPDHQLDQYAEEVFERFLNPHIDHKLQDIALNTIGKFKVRVLPTLLAYEQNQGAWPERLIQGFAGLLCLYRPVNTPEGYKAQRLNGEDVLLRDDPDVLSALTAHWDGYDTLNRDQKQLDNRVAAVLSDTLIWGENLDARKGLRAVLVREIGRLEGDGK
- a CDS encoding phosphotransferase; protein product: MPNINSGSLHHSEQQRISEVLASYGFTSDWKGERGKGGMNNSTYMLHIDGTSYVMRQYETHNDPTKIAFEHQVLEALQRSNFKLDTPLPVRRLSGGAGTFLSIKDTLTGQSKMATLFHYRKGVNPIWDRPDQLYGLGLAAGALSLAMATLDITLEPVYPPYYQIQDAYPLCSPDRLLQLCASPPASLIACVHELRQLGMCCQICLKPCGEWNSCRINWSMET
- a CDS encoding HTH domain-containing protein, whose protein sequence is MNRTNRLAAIIMALQHGQETAHTLGEKFEVSRRTILRDIQSLSEMNVPIIAISGPGGGFRLMEGYVLPPLQLDPVEAATLIFALEGLSRYADTPFHEKRWTLMNKVKAIIPDDIMARMDPCSNSCSIIFLTAITFFLIWTHCWHASLNTGG
- a CDS encoding tetratricopeptide repeat protein, coding for MLIKFLIFGLLWRIVGNPFIAILILLVILYFLDRRYVGVFPSFTKPLKRMRNISRLRQQLAMNPNEVSSKLELARLFIERKRYSEAHALLLELERPYEQSAEYWEALGTTELHLGNIEQGERHILKALEINPRVKYGRPYLTLAGAFKDTHEDKALDYVHQFQEIHSSSSEAYYLLGSVHRSLGRNADAKQAYEQSLNVYRSLPKYKKRQERRWAVRSWFRKRGL
- a CDS encoding altronate dehydratase family protein produces the protein MNTTSTINDWIAIQPQDDVIIALRDYVIGERITLPDGVSFPLLDDVPKGHKIAVHTLAPGDDVMKYGFSIGIAKEQIEQGSWIHSHNLKTGLHGLLEYEYQPGVQVQTDMPPEHLRSFDGYLRPNGEAGIRNEIWIVNTVGCINKVCEALARMGQSQFGSRVDGVFHFPHPFGCSQLGDDLKYTQQLLASLVEHPNAGGVLVIGLGCENNQVDQFRECIAPEYQGKVRFLKAQETDDELEEGLRLMEELVEIAEQEQRQPLPLSKLKIGLKCGGSDGLSGITANPLVGSVADMLVAAGGTAILTEVPEMFGAETILMNRAANEQVFHDLVDLVNGFKQYFVNHGQNIYENPSPGNKAGGITTLEEKSLGCTQKGGRSSVVDVLRYGKRVTRTGLNIVEAPGNDLVSVTALSAAGAHIVLFTTGRGTPFGGPVPTVKIATQSDLANRKKHWIDFNAGQLLEGRTMDEVKVQLFSQLIDIASGRTHTLSEQHGFREIAIFKDGVILRSILGGGCLSSAMH
- a CDS encoding helix-turn-helix transcriptional regulator, translating into MRNGLSLHELAQYAAVSPAHFSRAFKRYTGMTLTDYALARRVIMAKEHLVQGDETMAAVADACGFDSLPHFYRQFKKLTGTTPQLTVEP
- a CDS encoding WYL domain-containing protein → MLKQLQHHIPDRHYILPHLDALLACIPEHGWLNVLYRSVSRQRWLHICPARVYASSGFWYCEAYSIEHGEERLFRVDRMIEVKAIETKDTQVLNEQMQQQCSKPNPQNSRQPWLGRD
- a CDS encoding AraC family ligand binding domain-containing protein, coding for MERSPVRTTIQAESGIPFRLVYSDTKSPQNELPDHLHDWHEIIYVYRGEGSIFIDTGLENMQEGDLFIIPGSTVHRALPDAGNPVTSSALFFSPGLLASTAGGAASSLLSVFERCRRQRVYKRHLNTEERSQVAALLMIFRPNSSSLIILVHMRPS
- a CDS encoding phosphotransferase; this translates as MEQLPHQLVHGDVNASNVLADQQDGEICAILDFEFATWDLRVMELAVPMSDLLTMDQSEDWMWQAQEGLIRGFREQVGLEPEELLAIPQLILLRSLDVVMHFISRMFEGTDEPGVAVDQIVKLKQRMDWMSLHEARLRELLVY
- a CDS encoding TetM/TetW/TetO/TetS family tetracycline resistance ribosomal protection protein; translated protein: MLNELNRRNIGIFAHVDAGKTTTTEHMLYESGVVRSPGRVDDGTTATDSLDIEKERGISVQAAMTSLIWKNTIIDLIDTPGHIDFSSEVERTLRVMDGAILILSVVEGIQSQSEAIWHALRSLRIPTIIYFNKMDRVGASAPAVMEQIRSNLSPFACEIQTYQLHEDTFHGIESLWNNLNLDTRSDDTPSIPGLVELLAELDEEVMEAYIQETSLSQRDLNEAFLRYVHQGEMFPVCYGASSKGIGVTALLDAVLAFLPPPAQPVDSPVSGVVFKIERDRTMGRTAYVRMYGGSLHNRDTIHNSTRELEEKITQIRRMDGRKWADTGSVHAGQIAALYGLSDTHVGDIIGSPEGVPPLPQMAVPLLTVQVHGKDPARYPDLVSALQELTDEDPLLDLQWLPEERELHLKVMGTI